Proteins from a genomic interval of Musa acuminata AAA Group cultivar baxijiao chromosome BXJ1-9, Cavendish_Baxijiao_AAA, whole genome shotgun sequence:
- the LOC135593953 gene encoding serine/threonine protein phosphatase 2A 55 kDa regulatory subunit B beta isoform-like isoform X1, with product MKGNGAEGAGPPAESSCPPPLEWKFSQVFGERIAGEEVQEVDIISAIEFDKSGDHLATGDRGGRVVLFEGTDVKNYGSRKDMEKQDHSISRHPEFRYKTEFQSHEPEFDYLKSLEIEEKINKIKWCQTANHALFLLSTNDKTIKYWKVEEKKVKKISEMNVDALQAVGNGSISSSSMTSPIGYLPNGGCSERPYGHLSYDLSFPPGGFPSLRLPVVVTSQETSLIARCRRIYSHAHDYHINSISNNSDGETFISADDLRINLWNLEISNQSFNIVDVKPANMEDLTEVITSAEFHPTHCNMLAYSSSKGSIRLIDLRQSALCDNHSKMFEEREAPGSRSFFTEIIASISDIKFARDGRHILSRDYMTLKLWDINMESSPVAIFQVHEYLRPKLCDLYENDSIFDKFDCCLSGDGLHVATGSYSNLFRVFGCNEATTLEASKNPLRRQVQIPSRPARSLNSLTRGVVRQGAESPGIDMNGNSYDFTTKLLHLAWHPSENSVACAAMNSLYMYYA from the exons ATGAAGGGTAATGGGGCCGAGGGCGCTGGGCCGCCGGCGGAGTCGTCCTGCCCGCCGCCGCTGGAGTGGAAGTTTTCGCAGGTGTTCGGGGAGCGGATAGCGGGGGAGGAGGTGCAGGAAG TTGATATTATCTCGGCCATTGAATTTGATAAATCTGGAGACCATCTTGCCACTGGAGATCGAGGAGGACGTGTTGTTTTATTTGAAGGGACAGATGTTAAGAAT TATGGCTCCCGAAAGGACATGGAGAAACAAGATCATTCAATTAGTAGGCACCCTGAGTTTCGCTACAAAACTGAGTTTCAAAGCCATGAACCTGAG TTTGACTATCTTAAAAGCTTGGAAATAGAGGAGAAGATCAATAAAATCAAATGGTGTCAAACAGCCAATCatgctctttttcttctttctactAATGACAAGACAATTAAATACTGGAAG GTGGAAGAAAAAAAAGTCAAGAAGATTTCTGAGATGAATGTGGATGCTTTACAAGCTGTAGGAAATGGCAGCATTTCTAGCTCAAGCATGACTAGTCCTATAGGATATCTTCCAAATGGCGGATGTTCGGAAAGACCGTACGGTCACTTGAGCTATGACTTATCGTTTCCTCCTGGAGGGTTTCCATCCCTACGTCTGCCAGTGGTA GTGACAAGTCAAGAGACAAGTCTCATTGCTAGATGTAGAAGGATATATTCTCATGCTCATGATTACCACATAAACTCCATTTCAAATAACAG TGATGGTGAGACGTTCATATCAGCAGATGATCTGCGAATAAATCTTTGGAATTTGGAAATCAGTAATCAAAGCTTTAATATTGTTGATGTGAAGCCTGCAAATATGGAGGATTTAACTG AGGTTATAACATCAGCTGAGTTCCATCCAACCCATTGTAATATGCTGGCATATAGTAGCTCAAAGGGCTCAATCCGGCTTATAGACCTGCGACAGTCAGCATTATGTGATAACCATTCTAAGAT GTTCGAAGAACGAGAGGCACCTGGTTCAAGATCTTTTTTCACGGAGATCATTGCCTCGATTTCAGATATTAAATTTGCAAGGGATGGAAGGCACATCCTTAGTCGTGACTATATGACTCTTAAG CTATGGGACATAAACATGGAGTCAAGTCCTGTTGCAATTTTTCAGGTCCATGAGTATTTAAGGCCTAAG TTATGTGATTTATATGAGAATGATTCAATATTTGACAAATTTGATTGCTGCCTAAGTGGAGATGGATTGCATGTGGCAACTGGTTCTTACAG CAATCTTTTTCGTGTATTTGGATGCAATGAAGCAACTACTTTGGAAGCCAGTAAAAATCCGTTGAG GCGACAAGTGCAAATCCCGTCGAGGCCTGCAAGATCGCTGAACAGCTTGACACGTGGTGTCGTTAGACAAG GAGCAGAAAGCCCAGGAATCGATATGAATggaaattcatatgattttacaaCAAAATTGCTCCATTTAGCATGGCACCCAAGTGAAAATTCAGTTGCCTGTGCTGCTATGAACAGTTTGTACATGTACTATGCATGA
- the LOC135593953 gene encoding serine/threonine protein phosphatase 2A 55 kDa regulatory subunit B beta isoform-like isoform X2 has translation MKGNGAEGAGPPAESSCPPPLEWKFSQVFGERIAGEEVQEVDIISAIEFDKSGDHLATGDRGGRVVLFEGTDVKNYGSRKDMEKQDHSISRHPEFRYKTEFQSHEPEFDYLKSLEIEEKINKIKWCQTANHALFLLSTNDKTIKYWKVEEKKVKKISEMNVDALQAVGNGSISSSSMTSPIGYLPNGGCSERPYGHLSYDLSFPPGGFPSLRLPVVTSQETSLIARCRRIYSHAHDYHINSISNNSDGETFISADDLRINLWNLEISNQSFNIVDVKPANMEDLTEVITSAEFHPTHCNMLAYSSSKGSIRLIDLRQSALCDNHSKMFEEREAPGSRSFFTEIIASISDIKFARDGRHILSRDYMTLKLWDINMESSPVAIFQVHEYLRPKLCDLYENDSIFDKFDCCLSGDGLHVATGSYSNLFRVFGCNEATTLEASKNPLRRQVQIPSRPARSLNSLTRGVVRQGAESPGIDMNGNSYDFTTKLLHLAWHPSENSVACAAMNSLYMYYA, from the exons ATGAAGGGTAATGGGGCCGAGGGCGCTGGGCCGCCGGCGGAGTCGTCCTGCCCGCCGCCGCTGGAGTGGAAGTTTTCGCAGGTGTTCGGGGAGCGGATAGCGGGGGAGGAGGTGCAGGAAG TTGATATTATCTCGGCCATTGAATTTGATAAATCTGGAGACCATCTTGCCACTGGAGATCGAGGAGGACGTGTTGTTTTATTTGAAGGGACAGATGTTAAGAAT TATGGCTCCCGAAAGGACATGGAGAAACAAGATCATTCAATTAGTAGGCACCCTGAGTTTCGCTACAAAACTGAGTTTCAAAGCCATGAACCTGAG TTTGACTATCTTAAAAGCTTGGAAATAGAGGAGAAGATCAATAAAATCAAATGGTGTCAAACAGCCAATCatgctctttttcttctttctactAATGACAAGACAATTAAATACTGGAAG GTGGAAGAAAAAAAAGTCAAGAAGATTTCTGAGATGAATGTGGATGCTTTACAAGCTGTAGGAAATGGCAGCATTTCTAGCTCAAGCATGACTAGTCCTATAGGATATCTTCCAAATGGCGGATGTTCGGAAAGACCGTACGGTCACTTGAGCTATGACTTATCGTTTCCTCCTGGAGGGTTTCCATCCCTACGTCTGCCAGTG GTGACAAGTCAAGAGACAAGTCTCATTGCTAGATGTAGAAGGATATATTCTCATGCTCATGATTACCACATAAACTCCATTTCAAATAACAG TGATGGTGAGACGTTCATATCAGCAGATGATCTGCGAATAAATCTTTGGAATTTGGAAATCAGTAATCAAAGCTTTAATATTGTTGATGTGAAGCCTGCAAATATGGAGGATTTAACTG AGGTTATAACATCAGCTGAGTTCCATCCAACCCATTGTAATATGCTGGCATATAGTAGCTCAAAGGGCTCAATCCGGCTTATAGACCTGCGACAGTCAGCATTATGTGATAACCATTCTAAGAT GTTCGAAGAACGAGAGGCACCTGGTTCAAGATCTTTTTTCACGGAGATCATTGCCTCGATTTCAGATATTAAATTTGCAAGGGATGGAAGGCACATCCTTAGTCGTGACTATATGACTCTTAAG CTATGGGACATAAACATGGAGTCAAGTCCTGTTGCAATTTTTCAGGTCCATGAGTATTTAAGGCCTAAG TTATGTGATTTATATGAGAATGATTCAATATTTGACAAATTTGATTGCTGCCTAAGTGGAGATGGATTGCATGTGGCAACTGGTTCTTACAG CAATCTTTTTCGTGTATTTGGATGCAATGAAGCAACTACTTTGGAAGCCAGTAAAAATCCGTTGAG GCGACAAGTGCAAATCCCGTCGAGGCCTGCAAGATCGCTGAACAGCTTGACACGTGGTGTCGTTAGACAAG GAGCAGAAAGCCCAGGAATCGATATGAATggaaattcatatgattttacaaCAAAATTGCTCCATTTAGCATGGCACCCAAGTGAAAATTCAGTTGCCTGTGCTGCTATGAACAGTTTGTACATGTACTATGCATGA
- the LOC103999310 gene encoding small ribosomal subunit protein eS24z, producing MAESKAVTIRTRKFMTNRLLSRKQFVIDVLHPGRANVSKAELKEKLAKLYEVRDPDTIFVFKFRTHFGGGKSTGFGLIYDTVENAKKYEPKYRLIRNGLATKVEKSRKQMKERKNRAKKVRGVKKTKAGDAAKAGKKK from the exons ATGGCAGAGTCCAAGGCTGTGACCATCCGAACCAGGAAGTTTATGACCAATCGGCTCCTCTCCCGGAAGCAATTC GTAATCGATGTTCTTCATCCCGGGAGAGCAAATGTTTCCAAG GCGGAGTTGAAGGAGAAGTTGGCGAAGCTGTATGAAGTGAGGGATCCCGATACTATCTTCGTGTTCAAGTTCCGGACGCACTTTGGAGGGGGGAAGTCGACAGGCTTCGGCTTGATCTACGATACCGTAGAGAACGCCAAGAAGTATGAGCCCAAGTATCGGCTTATTAGG AATGGACTTGCAACAAAGGTAGAAAAATCGAGGAAGCAGATGAAGGAAAGGAAGAACAGGGCAAAGAAAGTCCGCGGTGTTAAGAAG ACGAAGGCTGGTGACGCTGCCAAGGCTGGGAAGAAGAAATGA
- the LOC135594429 gene encoding uncharacterized protein LOC135594429, with amino-acid sequence MVQLESSRSAKRLWRIVRVVLYMIRKSFFMHKLMMDLHLLLKRGKIASKAIVNLVTFHHQHHHSGATVTYSGFSCRSMDPDRSFYSPKEVQFSCSSTPSFPSLHAIKRRSRHRRYDYDYDAAAMAKAFEILEYSEPWDAEPVMASPSPAPMVWDLGSSPAGVRQLRITDSPFPLKEEEEEEAGGRIDQEAEQFIKRFYEQLRLQQMFPGTPEYGHRRHESLMGRA; translated from the coding sequence ATGGTTCAACTGGAGTCCTCACGCTCAGCCAAGAGGCTGTGGCGCATAGTGAGGGTGGTGCTCTACATGATCCGGAAGAGCTTCTTCATGCATAAGCTCATGATGGATCTACACCTCCTTCTCAAGCGCGGCAAGATCGCCAGCAAAGCCATCGTTAACCTCGTGACCTTCCACCATCAGCACCACCACTCTGGCGCGACAGTCACGTACTCGGGGTTCTCGTGCCGGTCCATGGACCCTGACCGCTCCTTCTACAGCCCCAAGGAGGTGCAGTTCAGCTGCAGCAGCACCCCTTCCTTCCCTTCCCTCCATGCCATCAAGCGAAGGAGCCGCCACCGCCGCTACGACTACGACTACGATGCGGCGGCGATGGCCAAGGCATTCGAGATACTCGAGTACTCCGAGCCGTGGGATGCTGAGCCGGTCATGGCGTCGCCATCACCAGCCCCGATGGTATGGGACTTGGGAAGTAGCCCGGCGGGGGTGCGACAATTAAGGATTACCGACTCACCATTCCCactgaaggaggaggaagaggaggaagcaggCGGGCGTATCGACCAGGAGGCGGAGCAGTTCATCAAGCGGTTCTACGAGCAGCTTCGTCTTCAGCAGATGTTTCCGGGGACGCCAGAATACGGTCACCGCCGCCATGAATCGTTGATGGGACGAGCCTGA